CAGAAGCATCCTGCTGAATTCTCGGAGCCTAAGGTTCTGCAGgagcctcctctccttcttcaggATCCGATTCAGGTTCGAACATATATGGTTGAACCACTGAAGCTGCCATGTCCGCTAATTTCACATGCTAGTACACTCTCTCCGTAACCATGGTAACAGTTTGTTAGAAGGGTGTGTCCAAATGCAATGGGCGGTAGCTAATTTGCATTGAAGCTACACCCCCctgaaacagcgcattctgaaagGGACTGAACCAGAGAGAATAGCTGTAGgcgagattttttttcctaaaagtcAATtcaagcaaacagcttcaaaaacatgtttttggaaACTCAAatgctatgtttacttgttgtaaAAAtagcataatatgtcacctttaaatagTTAGTTGAATGACGTCACGTGTAAGGCGGATTGTTCTAGAAGATTACTCTTTGTCAGCTAGAGATGCGGCATGAGAGAAGGTGAACAGCTTGTGATGAATCTAGTTTCAAAGTCCCTGCAAATAGCATGCAGCCAACGAGGTAGgctatgttttttgttgtttccctGTATTTCGTTTGGCTTGTTTGGCTCTTTGTGTTCCGTGTTATTTATGATCTTATGTAAGGCTAATGCCGTTTCTGTTGTACTGTGTGTTCATCTATAGTTTTCACGGTGAAGTTGGAGTAAAAGTCTGCAATAAAACCCGTCAAAGGAACCACTGGTGTCTGCCGACTGCTTTTAGACTAGAGGgatttatacaatatatttgaCATAGCAAACAATTTCACATTATatcttaaaaataaaacacaattagCTGTATTAGTCAAGGAAAGAACACTTTCAGACTTGGAATTTGTGTTTATATACGTGAACCACCAAATGTCAGAGCTTTAACGGCCAATCACACAAATCACACGCATGTCATgggaccagagcccgtctacgaatattagacattctctgatgGGACCCAAAATGAATTGGATTTTTACTTCCGGAACCACACTGCGGCGCTCTGCTGCCCTCTAGCGACGTCATGGTGAAGTAGGAACCGActgtcagtgttgccagatttcccgcccaatctggcaacactgccgaTTATGTACGACGCAAGGTTACCATGACAATACCAAACACAAAACGACTTCCAGAGGGAGAAACTACCTTGAAATGTGTCTTAACTAAGCTTGAGTACGTTTTCTTTCAATTGCAATATGGCAAATGTCAGAAGTTACTGCCTCAACGTCCGAGTCGGAAACTGGAACGAAGATATGTACTTAGCGGAGGTAAGTGAAACGAAGAAGTCAGCCGTGTCCATGCTCCGCTGGATACTGTGGATAAAAGGTGGCCTACAAGTTGTTAACGTTGGTGTTCATGTCTTTCAGGCTGAGCTGAAAGATTTTgttgagagaaaagagaggggcCAGCTCGCTGTCCAGAAGAGCAGCTTCCTGAACGACAGCCTTCTTCAACAGGTGAAGCGGTTCATCGTGTTGATTGATCTACCGCTGCTCCACCCCGTCCACCTCTTAAAACACACAGAATGCCCCCAAAGGGACAGGCATACAGGAGGTTGTGGGGGCCTGTTGACAATTTAGAATACCGAATCAATTAAAAAGCCTGACATGATTGATCTATAATGTCTATGTGGGCCTAACAAATGAACCATGAACGTAGTAGGCCTAAAGGGACGTTACCTCCTATGGGGACTGGGAGGACGTGTCCCCTACAATGTTGGATGAGAGCGAAtatgtctcgctctctcacaaTATTTCCTTGTAACGTCTAGCGATCGGACTATAGGAATGCAGTATCAGCGCATTCGCGCTGATTCGTCTCCAAGGAATACATGGTCGGCTCAAAATTAATATATCATTTTTATATacagcttatatatatatatatatatatatatatatatatatatatatatatatatatagtagtactatataatagcaggcctgtcgcacaatTTAATCAAATTGGTCAGTGGCATGtcccaagcagcctgcagctaacacacacacacagcacgcgaaAACGCCCACATACACCGCAcgcatatatatacatgcacacgcgcacgaaCACAAACGCACGAGCTGACGCAGACgtttcaagacaaaggcagcgcaggacactgcatacacacaccgcacgcacacacatgaacggcAAGCgccctgcagctcacacacatacacagcacgcgcgaacacacacatgcacgcacgcgcatacacagcgcattcacacgcacacgcctacGAACACACGTGTGCGCTGACGCAGACATTTCAAGTCAAAGgcagcgcatacacacacacacacacaccgtacacacatgcatatgatacacgcatgcacacaggcacgcgtTGAAAGACAACGGCAAGATCCATCCCGCATCCCGCAATGTCTTACGATATCCCCCCTTCCGGTGTcgccgtcgacaaactctcccaggtaagatGTTCTGTTTCTcgactgtagaaattgcgataagaGAAGTTAAGAGACAATTCCTCACGGTCGTTAATTTTTTCACATAAAAACCGTTAGGCCTATATTCAAACATTGCCTGGGcttttgaactgagttcagagtagtgttggctcgttcgttcgcgaaccggttcgaatgaccgagtctttaggacgaacgaactgaaacggttcgtctctctcgttcgttcggtcgtctcgttcaccattcgattcaccggaaactcgactgaacgaacgaacgagtttccggtagcactaactccactgagtctgactgactcagctgagaaccgtgcaatggcgtgcattccatgatgagattcaccgttaccggaaaataggctgaatcgcgaacgactcctccacgttcagtcgagtttccggtgaatcgattcaccggaaactcgactgaactaggaggagtcgttcacgaatcgtatgttcgttcagcctggtttccggtagcggtaaatcgcatcatggaaaggaccccattgcacggttctcagctgggtcagtcagactcagtggagttagtactaccggaaactcgactgaacgaacgaacgattcgcaaACGACccctcgtggcgaactgaataacgcgaactgggtcacagaaacgaatcattgaatccaccaattttgtcggggggggggggggggtatattaacattagtacttccgctcaatttgaatttccctgcttcagtactaggtctagacctgctgtatgtaatttggttttctggggccgccacagtggcgcccaatcagcgaacagagggcgtgtctgagaacaatgacgatggcgtgtcaacgattagacccagcttcgaaagttgactgcatacatcatctctggccttactataaaatattgatttacaatgtgcaattttttccctgataaattaaattcgacgaacaaaacctgcagctgtcgttgacggacattttcgtgcagacgcgcaaggtgtttggtttgtgtacaacctgcgcgtgattcccggcgcatgacatacgtcacaaccaaacgttagcgattggttatggcagatccagagtgacactgggcagatccaatcattttaaacttcaacagacacccgccttcaagtgagttaacgtttgtcaattgattaggtccagactctctgtacaaatgaaattaagtgaagtacgagagtctggtagaaccaggctatattaacatgtgactgcatacaaatgtctcaagagacatggtgactaatgtatgatagtaagcattattgtcCCTAACActtatattcagaaacaacactgcctcaaaaggctattggcctaagcaacaccagtagaggcatatactttcccCTGAAATTGTAAatgttgcaaacgtgcaaaaatatatatttatgtggcattcagtccaatgttTCAAATATATCTGTCACATTCaataggccaatgctgtggtaaagtgtgtaaagtatggccaagtgtttctttctgttcaatagatagaactccatcaatcccctgtaggcgaaatttgttaatgtttgtccctataaaacaataatggtaaaaaaatatatatatacaaaacatgacggtaactctcaggtcaaaccgtccaatctgaaggctgtacttaaaggggtagtttggAATTTTGTACaaagggcctgattcccaagtgagctttggtattctttatcactggagacagttttcaacacatttcattcagtccttctagttgcagagttcgctcgtgctaggctagcgcacgttaacgggcaatgctagcctgctattaaaaacagtgttacccactccacagtacacccgaggtaaatcaattataacgacagactatacatttaaatgtctgtttatagaataatgttagaaataaaaccaaccttgcattgcattgcattttgagggaattgctgggtctcagcagcagtgttatattcctggtagtaggctacggcagcggcggactgatacctaggttaccggctCTAATTtttttacctgccgctgtcattgctacaaacgcagagtacagtgaacgaaggaattctattaGCGTATTCCATTAAatagatatggccacgtttgtaggacttagcgatgcatctgcttttgaagacgattatgaggaatttgttttatccaacgaaccgtacatgtacgagccggtgttttgatgtccaagccagcagcaacaggccacagttgagtcctttctggatctcgcactggaaattggtggaaactttgtggtgcccatctgtagcgtttatttctacaatttctaaaagcacactgaactaCCATGTTGCCTAGTCCTTCAATttcgcttctgtcccacgcttctctgtttacgttcttcggtcgtgattcggttacaaaactAACCGGCGCATAGTTcagcttctgctgagaaagtagtccctcgatgattcatgcgatgcaaggttcgttttatttctaacattattctatcaacacagacatttaaatctatagtctggcgttataattgatttacctcgggtgtactgtggagtgggtaagactgtttttaatagcaggctagcattgcccgttgccgtgcgctagcctagcacgagcgaactctgcaactagaaggactgaatgaaatgtgttggaaactgtctccagtgataaagaataccaatgctcagttgggaatcaggccctatgtccaaaattccgaactacccctttaacctctccccctactcacttccaccaatgcaaaaaAGCGAACAGAACTAAGTAGGGGAGGgtgtagcctaactagtttgtgaacgagccagagaacgcaacgcaaattcaatgtgaacatgtttgAGGCTTTGTAATAAAATCCAGGACGATTTTCAAATTCCGCCcggacacattttttttaaaagtgtctcaaaaagggggcatgtccgggcaaaagaggacgtcaggttaccctacgtacggggaatccatttgattcctacctgttccactgttaaatagctgtgcaaattggtgggcgctatattggtaatttctctgcgtgagtaatacgaagtgtggcgtgtgtcagcgtgtgcatgggttgaactTTGTGTGTCTCACgacgaatgcgtgagacttgagagccctgcattgcgccgaccggcatatcaacacacacaagccacgtgatcttaaagagacagtgttaTTGACAACGAAAACGTGTcgataacacagtatggtgaattatgttagAGTCCACCTCAAGAAtatactttgttgctcaaatgtaatattaccctCTTCCTTGAGCGTCCCGAAATATCTTTACACTtttttgctcaaacttaatattactctTCTCCTTGATCCTCCcaaaatgtcttgcgatattgatatcccccctcccccctgcggacattttttatgttttgtgtgtatgctatgtgtgagctactactgcctgtcttggccaggacatttgaagagatgtttaatcttaatgatgattattattttcaactaacaaATAGTATTTgccatgcattttaaaatgtcaatgctcttttcagccctgaataatggttaaagctattgaataattgatttgctTGCATAGTACACTACacttccattgaacaattacccctgttacccaTAAATTGACTCATTATAATGCAATCAAATGCCCCGACacagctgctttcagacacacctgtaagtcctgatattctcctgctatacaacatatcctgacatttgtaccctgaaaatctcctgaataatactacccctgaggtagtattttttccgtaggaaatgtaaattaccttatatgtgaatgaggagtataaagtctgtatttctcacaccacttcagtgggtgTGTTGATGAcacttctgcatgtcattgagtgcccccctaaatgataatcagcctgttgccttttgttcgctgaatggctaaaaatatttaaatgttggcactgcttttaagagtcatttgtggtgaacgctaaaagataggtcttatcgtaaccctaaaagtacacatcatacaataaattacaataaattagttcacagctgcacgtgtatatcattatttttatttttattattgtcaCAGTCAGCAGAACATTATAGGGTACCGTCCCTCCACTCACTGTTTTCTCAGTTAAATacagaaatcaactacatttgtccAAGTGTTCGTTAAATGTGAAAATAAGCAAAAGAATACGCTTTCTATCTCCGGTAACGCATTCGTTGGCGACGCCAATAACATTTGTATTCACCTATTACGTAATGAAGCATGCATAATAATTTCCTCCTtacgttatgaagcaagcataataatttgtAAGCCGTTTTCACACATTTTTGCCGCATTTATATCTTAGGAGATTCGACCCTGAGGGTGATTGacacttgatgctttatatgCGGACATCGATGTCGTTCAGACATCATTAGAATAAACGGGGCGTTtaggggggtgggcttgcaaGGTGCGGGATATGTGTGGCTCATcgcgatcatcttaaatgttgctaaattgatgcatcatatattccgttgcatccACAAAATCCGAAGCATCGATCGATGAAAGATTGGTGCATGAGttagacaaatagaagaaacgacTGTTACGTAGGTGGGTTGGCTCATCCTTATTAACGTATTCCGTTCAATGTAAACATCAGGTTAGTATAGGTAGTTATTTTGTATGAGGATTTCAATCCCTTTTCTTTTCCCCCCCTCTGCTCAGGTACCCCCGCCCCTTGTACGGGCTGAGGTCACGTCAGCCCTATTCAGTGTAtgctgtgtacatttatatgtatatacgtTTAGTTAAACACCTTTCTATGTGACAACGACGAAGAAGAagggcacacacaccttacccGATTGGTCACCCCCAATGTGTGTCCCTCTAATCATGAtagttatttaataaatatacaatataatcgAATTTAAAAGAcatctgtgttggtgtgtgtgtgtgtgtgtgtgtgtgtgtgtgtgtgtgtgtgtgtgtaggtggaccTCACTGTGTCCACAGATGGAGGGTTACACATCGGCGACACTGTGATGCTGGTGAATATGGGCGGCTCCAGCAGGGGGTGCACTGCTGTTAGCATCAATGCAGACACTAGCAGCTTGACAAACCCCCCTGGCCCAGTCATCCAAGCCCCATGTGGCGTCAGCGCTGGTCAAAGTGTACAGCCCTGCACCCGCACTGCCTTTAGCATCACAAGGTACACACCTTCCCCATACGTGCTAGCCTGTATCTGTAGCCATCTAAAGTAAGCGCCGTGGTGGTTGTGGTTATAATGCTTGCTATGTCTCTTATTTAGTATAGATGGCGCTTCTTCTGGAACACCTCTGTATTATGGGCAAAGTTTTGCTCTGAGAACAACAAGCGGTTTTGCTGGTGCTGTGAGTAATCATATACTGCTATCTAATCATTTATCTATCTAATCATTATGTGTTCAACCCTGGACGGTTCAACACGCTGCGTTGTGTCTTGAGGGATACATGTGTGCTGGGGGGGGATGGCAAGACCTGGTGTTCTCTAATCTAATCAGTAAGGCTTCTTTGGTCACTATGCCAAGATTACCTTTTTAACTTGATGTCTCCAGATTGGGTCCATCAGGTGCAGACCACGTTCTGAACAGCACTGCATTGACGCTTGGTTAAATTCTTCTTTGACAACACATTCCCTTGTTCCTCTAtaacaggggttctcaaagttttgacaactgagggccaatttaggaacccaaaatttgactaagggccgccaaagaaaaaaagaaattggtggcaaacgccgtcagcatcccagtggtcaaaaaaaacattgcaccgtggacctccgggtgtgaggtcaagtgaggtctaaatcactgAAACTGAGGTTCaacctttcaaagtaatgtacagtcggattaaaaataacaaatgtaaaaggatttaattgaaatctagagagtcgacttttctctttatatttatttatatttgtttaaattaatattgatataataataaaaagaaaacatattttttattttttttataacttacataattatgtatgtcattgcgggccgccaggaatgattcTGTGGGCcaccattggcccgcgggccgcactttgagaaccaatgctcTATAACAACAAAAGCATATTTTTAGTGACAGACTTCAGGTTGTGACTAAAAATATGGGATTGATGGTTACTTGACTCAGTAAAACCACCCTAAACatgttatctctgtgtggttgtaTACTTTTATTTTCTCCCTAGCTGTGTTTGACCAGTGATCTGCAGACCTTTCAAAGGGTAGGTCTAGATATTGTttataaacgtgtgtgtgtgtgtgggtggggggggggggcattattCCTTATTGTGTAGGCCTGTGTTCTCTTTGTCTTTAAGCCCCACATTt
This genomic stretch from Gadus chalcogrammus isolate NIFS_2021 chromosome 9, NIFS_Gcha_1.0, whole genome shotgun sequence harbors:
- the LOC130389262 gene encoding cilia- and flagella-associated protein 161-like — its product is MANVRSYCLNVRVGNWNEDMYLAEAELKDFVERKERGQLAVQKSSFLNDSLLQQVDLTVSTDGGLHIGDTVMLVNMGGSSRGCTAVSINADTSSLTNPPGPVIQAPCGVSAGQSVQPCTRTAFSITSIDGASSGTPLYYGQSFALRTTSGFAGALCLTSDLQTFQRCAKKSRLQEVSLNMDSSFLSWWKIVHFDPQERLEYEGLPAPANVKVLIVHCKTNQALAVLGDQVLWTAFGREYEVTAHTFLDSHKAENDNNHWLIATSDPGGAGLLIVGHQKDRTADATEPHSPTQNE